One genomic window of Myxococcus stipitatus includes the following:
- a CDS encoding PLP-dependent aminotransferase family protein yields MTSWKPDLRGRDGPLYRVIADALGADIEEGRLAAGTRLPTHRELAEKVGVTVGTVTRAYAEAERRGLVGGEVGRGTFVRHRDAPRNLPAPSASEDDDSLIELGLNWPATPAGDPATTALRDALESLTRSPRLPELLDYAPHAGHAAHREAGAAWMSRFGVKATPAQVLVCSGGQHAMDVALGALTRPGDTVLCEALTYPGLKVLAHRLHVRLHGVAMDEHGLVPDALDAACRTGAKVLFVLPNLQNPTGCVMPEERRRRIAAVARAHGLTVIEDDAYGLLLDERPPPLRALLPESCWFIAGVSKLLAPGLRLGYLATPEGGVPERLAEESALAARMTPPLTAEVASRWIRDGVADALVAHRAREARERMARARAVLGASLPPAAGPAGYHLWLRLPSGWRAEGFAAQARRRGVSVIASDVFTVGPSTAPAAVRVCLGTPRTRAALEKGLERLARTLEAGPEPLASIV; encoded by the coding sequence ATGACAAGCTGGAAGCCAGACCTTCGGGGACGTGACGGGCCGCTCTATCGGGTCATCGCGGACGCGCTGGGGGCGGACATCGAGGAGGGGCGGCTCGCGGCGGGGACTCGCCTGCCCACGCACCGGGAGCTGGCGGAGAAGGTGGGCGTCACGGTGGGCACGGTGACGCGCGCCTACGCGGAGGCCGAGCGCCGGGGCCTCGTCGGCGGAGAGGTGGGCCGGGGCACCTTCGTGCGCCACCGCGATGCGCCCCGAAACCTGCCCGCGCCGTCCGCGTCCGAGGACGACGACTCGCTCATCGAGCTGGGCCTCAACTGGCCCGCGACGCCCGCGGGCGACCCGGCGACCACGGCGCTCCGCGACGCGCTGGAGTCCCTCACGCGCTCGCCCCGCCTCCCCGAGCTGCTCGACTATGCGCCCCATGCGGGCCACGCCGCGCACCGCGAGGCTGGCGCGGCGTGGATGTCCCGCTTCGGCGTGAAGGCCACGCCCGCGCAGGTGCTGGTGTGCTCCGGGGGGCAGCACGCCATGGACGTCGCGCTCGGCGCCCTCACCCGGCCCGGGGACACCGTGCTCTGCGAGGCGCTCACCTACCCCGGGCTGAAGGTGCTCGCCCACCGGCTCCACGTCCGCCTGCACGGCGTGGCCATGGACGAGCACGGCCTCGTCCCGGACGCGCTCGACGCCGCGTGCCGCACCGGCGCGAAGGTCCTCTTCGTCCTGCCCAATCTCCAGAACCCCACCGGCTGCGTCATGCCCGAGGAGCGCCGCCGCCGCATCGCCGCCGTGGCCCGCGCGCACGGGCTCACCGTCATCGAGGACGACGCCTACGGCCTGCTGCTCGACGAGCGCCCGCCGCCGCTGCGCGCGCTGCTGCCGGAGTCGTGCTGGTTCATCGCGGGCGTGTCCAAGCTGCTCGCCCCCGGCCTGCGCCTGGGCTACCTCGCCACGCCGGAGGGCGGAGTCCCCGAGCGCCTCGCGGAGGAGTCCGCGCTCGCCGCGCGCATGACGCCCCCGCTGACGGCGGAGGTGGCGTCGCGGTGGATTCGCGACGGCGTCGCGGACGCGCTGGTGGCGCACCGCGCGCGAGAGGCCCGGGAGCGGATGGCGCGGGCGCGAGCGGTGTTGGGCGCGTCCCTGCCCCCCGCGGCCGGGCCCGCCGGCTACCACCTGTGGCTGAGGCTGCCCTCCGGCTGGCGCGCGGAGGGCTTCGCGGCCCAGGCGCGGCGCCGAGGCGTGTCCGTCATCGCCTCGGACGTCTTCACGGTGGGGCCCTCCACCGCGCCGGCGGCGGTGCGCGTGTGCCTGGGGACACCGCGCACGCGCGCCGCGCTGGAGAAGGGCCTGGAGCGCCTCGCCCGGACGCTGGAGGCGGGGCCGGAGCCGCTCGCCTCCATCGTCTGA
- a CDS encoding PhzF family phenazine biosynthesis protein, translated as MQVSIVDAFTRTAGAGNRAGVVLDAVGLDAEAMQRIAAAVGASETAFMLSGPDGGVRLRYFTPKAEIDFCGHATVATFHLLAERGLLPREGHARLECAAGTLDVELEAMGGGASRAWIVTPRHAWETPPVPLSKVLPLVGGSVDMVDETLPAYRNAQRLVVPFRRREDVWNLAPRAGALAELLGPHGMRGLYVFTRDVREAGSVAHARYFVPGVGVAEDPVTGSAAGPLGVYLASHGVLSLPAEGGTVRARIEQGDAIGKPGRIEVEVTGRAGAPERARIGGVAVTVLEGTLRA; from the coding sequence ATGCAGGTGAGCATCGTCGACGCCTTCACGCGGACCGCGGGGGCGGGCAATCGCGCGGGGGTGGTGCTGGACGCCGTGGGGCTGGATGCGGAGGCGATGCAGCGCATCGCGGCGGCGGTGGGGGCCTCGGAGACGGCGTTCATGCTGTCCGGGCCGGATGGGGGCGTTCGGCTGCGCTACTTCACGCCGAAGGCCGAGATCGATTTCTGCGGCCACGCCACGGTGGCGACGTTCCACCTGTTGGCCGAGCGGGGGTTGCTGCCTCGCGAGGGGCATGCGCGACTGGAGTGCGCGGCCGGGACGCTCGACGTGGAGCTGGAGGCGATGGGGGGCGGAGCAAGCCGCGCGTGGATCGTCACGCCCCGTCACGCGTGGGAGACGCCGCCGGTGCCGTTGTCGAAGGTGCTGCCGCTGGTGGGCGGGAGCGTCGACATGGTGGACGAGACGCTGCCGGCGTATCGCAACGCGCAGCGCCTGGTGGTGCCGTTCCGGCGCAGGGAGGACGTGTGGAACCTGGCGCCGCGCGCCGGAGCGCTCGCGGAGCTGCTCGGGCCGCACGGCATGCGCGGCTTGTACGTCTTCACCCGGGACGTGCGGGAGGCCGGCAGCGTGGCCCACGCGCGCTACTTCGTGCCGGGCGTGGGCGTGGCGGAGGACCCCGTCACGGGCTCGGCCGCGGGCCCGCTCGGCGTGTACCTGGCGAGCCATGGCGTCCTCTCCCTGCCCGCCGAGGGCGGCACGGTGCGCGCGCGCATCGAGCAGGGAGATGCCATCGGCAAGCCGGGGCGCATCGAGGTAGAGGTCACCGGCCGCGCGGGGGCTCCCGAGCGCGCGCGCATCGGCGGTGTCGCCGTCACCGTCCTGGAAGGGACCTTGCGCGCGTAG
- the aspS gene encoding aspartate--tRNA ligase, with translation MAVPFISEVKRTHSCGQLTAANVGDEVVLFGWVHNRRDHGGAVFIDLRDREGLTQVVFEPDHAEAHALAGSLRLEFCIGVRGKVVSRGKNVNPKMKTGEIEVKASDLTIFNRSEPTPFPIEDNIDTSEEKRLAHRYLDLRRTPLQKSLMTRSKMNALTRAYMVEHGFLELETPFMGKYTPGGARNFLVPSRMNAGKFYALAESPQLYKQLFMVAGFDRYFQIVKCFRDEDLRVDRQPEFTQIDVEMSFVNQDDIFTIIEGLLKKLWGEVLGIDVPTPFMRMDFYESMAKYGNDKPDLRFGLEHVVLTDLIREHGEAGGVPMMFEAVQAKGIVKAMVIPADKAMSRAESDKLEEFAKQAGAKGLARAKVADGGEWTQSPLSKTISPSLRAAINQAVGAKTGDLILFQFGKEALVHTVMANLRVHVAKKLGLIPEYGSGGQWKFLWVVNPPLFEHDEETNTWVAAHHAFTRPHDEDVPYLLSDPGRVKCHRYDVVLNGFEIGGGSIRLHDPKIQAEVFKALGISDEEAQAKFGFLLDALKFGAPPHGGIALGMDRLSFLLTGTESLRDVIPFPKTKTGTDLMTGAPGDVDDKQLRELHVRTVPLPQK, from the coding sequence ATGGCGGTCCCGTTCATCTCCGAGGTCAAGCGTACCCATTCTTGCGGCCAGCTCACCGCGGCCAACGTCGGCGACGAGGTCGTGCTCTTCGGCTGGGTGCACAATCGCCGGGACCATGGCGGCGCGGTGTTCATCGACCTGCGGGATCGCGAGGGGCTGACCCAGGTGGTGTTCGAGCCCGACCACGCGGAGGCCCACGCCCTGGCCGGCAGCCTGCGCCTGGAGTTCTGCATCGGCGTGCGCGGCAAGGTGGTGTCGCGCGGCAAGAACGTGAACCCGAAGATGAAGACGGGGGAGATCGAGGTCAAGGCGAGCGACCTGACCATCTTCAACCGTTCGGAGCCCACGCCGTTCCCCATCGAGGACAACATCGACACCTCGGAGGAGAAGCGGCTGGCCCACCGCTACCTCGACCTGCGGCGCACGCCGCTGCAGAAGTCGCTGATGACGCGCTCGAAGATGAACGCGCTGACGCGCGCGTACATGGTGGAGCACGGCTTCCTGGAGCTGGAGACGCCGTTCATGGGCAAGTACACGCCCGGCGGCGCGCGCAACTTCCTGGTCCCCAGCCGCATGAACGCGGGCAAGTTCTACGCGCTCGCGGAGAGCCCGCAGCTCTACAAGCAGCTCTTCATGGTGGCGGGCTTCGACCGCTACTTCCAGATCGTCAAGTGCTTCCGCGACGAGGACCTGCGCGTCGACCGGCAGCCGGAGTTCACGCAGATCGACGTGGAGATGAGCTTCGTCAACCAGGACGACATCTTCACCATCATCGAGGGGCTGCTGAAGAAGCTGTGGGGCGAGGTGCTGGGCATCGACGTGCCCACGCCGTTCATGCGCATGGACTTCTACGAGTCCATGGCGAAGTACGGCAACGACAAGCCGGACCTGCGCTTCGGGCTGGAGCACGTGGTTCTCACCGACCTCATCCGCGAGCACGGCGAGGCGGGCGGCGTCCCGATGATGTTCGAGGCGGTGCAGGCCAAGGGCATCGTCAAGGCGATGGTCATCCCCGCGGACAAGGCGATGAGCCGCGCGGAGAGCGACAAGCTGGAGGAGTTCGCCAAGCAGGCGGGCGCCAAGGGCCTGGCGCGCGCGAAGGTGGCGGACGGGGGCGAGTGGACCCAGTCGCCGCTGTCGAAGACCATCTCCCCTTCGCTGCGTGCCGCCATCAACCAGGCGGTGGGCGCGAAGACGGGCGACCTCATCCTCTTCCAGTTCGGCAAGGAGGCGCTGGTCCACACGGTGATGGCGAACCTGCGCGTGCACGTCGCCAAGAAGCTGGGCCTCATCCCGGAGTATGGCAGCGGCGGCCAGTGGAAGTTCCTCTGGGTGGTGAACCCGCCCCTGTTCGAGCACGACGAGGAGACCAACACGTGGGTGGCGGCGCACCACGCCTTCACCCGTCCGCACGACGAGGACGTGCCCTACCTCCTGTCAGACCCGGGGCGCGTGAAGTGCCACCGCTACGACGTGGTGCTCAACGGCTTCGAGATTGGCGGTGGCTCCATCCGCCTGCATGACCCGAAGATTCAAGCGGAGGTCTTCAAGGCGCTGGGCATCAGCGACGAGGAGGCCCAGGCGAAGTTCGGCTTCCTGCTGGACGCGCTCAAGTTCGGCGCGCCGCCGCACGGTGGCATCGCGCTGGGCATGGACCGTCTCTCCTTCCTGCTCACCGGCACCGAGTCCCTGCGCGACGTGATTCCGTTCCCGAAGACGAAGACGGGCACGGACCTGATGACGGGCGCCCCCGGCGACGTGGACGACAAGCAGCTGCGCGAGCTGCACGTGCGCACGGTGCCGCTGCCGCAGAAGTAG
- a CDS encoding diacylglycerol/lipid kinase family protein, which translates to MKTFLVVNPRSANGQTGKRWVEIAAQVGKVLGEFGHGFTQGGMDAARLAREAIDQGYECVVAVGGDGTLNEVTNGFFRDGKVINPNAALGLIPRGTGGDFRRTFGWALDLESSLERLRTDTTEPFDVGRLDFVDNEGRPATRYFANIASFGVSAEVAREVNAGSKALGGNFSFVWGTLKGLVKYSERKVLLSTDDNPAQPVDVTAVAVANGRYFGSGMFVAPDALTHDGLFDVTIWSGYGLSDFIIKSKGVYSGAHVTWKGTRRLRCRTVHAESVDGQDVYLDVDGETPGRLPATFTLLPSAIRLKV; encoded by the coding sequence ATGAAGACGTTCCTGGTGGTCAATCCACGCAGCGCCAATGGGCAGACCGGGAAGCGCTGGGTCGAGATTGCCGCGCAGGTGGGGAAGGTGCTCGGGGAGTTCGGGCACGGATTCACCCAGGGCGGGATGGACGCGGCGCGCCTGGCGCGCGAGGCCATCGACCAGGGCTACGAGTGCGTCGTCGCCGTGGGCGGTGACGGCACGCTCAACGAGGTCACCAACGGCTTCTTCCGGGACGGCAAGGTCATCAACCCCAACGCGGCGCTGGGGCTGATTCCCCGGGGCACGGGCGGCGACTTCCGCCGCACCTTCGGCTGGGCGCTGGACCTGGAGTCGTCGCTGGAGCGGCTGCGCACGGACACCACGGAGCCCTTCGACGTGGGGCGGCTCGACTTCGTCGACAACGAGGGGCGGCCGGCGACGCGCTACTTCGCGAACATCGCCTCCTTCGGGGTGAGCGCGGAGGTGGCTCGCGAGGTGAACGCCGGCAGCAAGGCGCTCGGCGGCAACTTCAGCTTCGTGTGGGGCACGCTCAAGGGGCTGGTGAAGTACTCCGAGCGCAAGGTGCTCCTGTCCACCGACGACAACCCGGCGCAGCCCGTCGACGTCACCGCCGTGGCCGTGGCCAACGGGCGCTACTTCGGCAGCGGCATGTTCGTCGCCCCGGACGCGCTCACCCACGACGGCCTGTTCGACGTCACCATCTGGTCCGGCTACGGGCTGAGCGACTTCATCATCAAGTCGAAGGGCGTCTACAGCGGGGCCCACGTCACCTGGAAGGGGACGCGCCGGCTGCGGTGCCGCACGGTTCACGCGGAGTCCGTGGATGGACAGGACGTCTACCTGGACGTGGATGGCGAGACACCGGGCCGCCTGCCCGCGACCTTCACGCTGCTGCCCTCCGCCATCCGCCTCAAGGTCTGA